Proteins co-encoded in one Populus trichocarpa isolate Nisqually-1 chromosome 10, P.trichocarpa_v4.1, whole genome shotgun sequence genomic window:
- the LOC7475387 gene encoding chromatin structure-remodeling complex protein SYD isoform X40 — translation MASSQSSQNVELEAAKFLHKLIQDSKDEPAKLATKLYVILQHMKSSGKEHSMPYQVISRAMETVINQHGLDIEALRSSRLPLTGGTQMGDSSTAQYGGSSQAVGVGKDSKAGLAENEISKVDPSASSRPPAGPSSAGHDYYQGSGTQRSSQSFDHESPSSLETRSANSQSQERGANQKDGKKAVAKRKRGDSSLHLEMHVENPQQLDPRNTIVNPRKGKMNKVDSPGSYAVRGGENTSFNKVPSSGQLEVSSSYVSAGQQQGGSLSSAHESLTSRCMWNQNKAGLPLERSQVPRFSSNAVSGNATAEIPLQQSAISSLGSSAFSKVHGGMPATSYPAGPMGEPGFAGLVQYGGSEHQKHGLAKGAVASSAEKTSEGFFSANRVDDFPTSLSTGKILENDGGSSNMFAESNKIIQGGRQSSNSELTMIRSTPPRDVGKSPVSQGSVSPGMPFNEQQLRQLRAQCLVFLAFRNVLPPKKLHLDIALGNVVPKDGGTLDGPRKELTDHKGKAQSSNEPTNIPELLMPCGRLNNAKEFDKVLPGLGGRFLDENCASKEADKLKMMEDKSGLPSDPSMLADERKYLYSTRKLDAEIQRQEAVESQAVFTTAMQQPDSARGGLPLSNPVDSMGNAFLQVGKTDHASSATFINKQAIPEAVSWTRIGSQSLPSGSIQLGLVPDRKDNAPSQFHILGNSNASEQDDDDKSAASTDSPPSPKYTMLEKWIMDQQRKKLLTEQGWVLKQQKTKQRIATCFDKLKETVSSSEDISAKTKIVIELKKLQLLELQRRLRSNFLNDFFKPITNDMDRLKSYKKHKHGRRIKQLERYEQKMKEERQKRIRERQKEFFAEIEVHKERLEDVFKIKRERWKGFNKYVKEFHKRKERTHREKIDRIQREKINLLKINDVEGYLRMVQDAKSDRVKQLLKETEKYLQKLGSKLQEAKSMASRFENDMDESRHAAVVEKNETSVENEDESDQAKHYMESNEKYYLMAHSVKESIAEQPTCLLGGKLREYQMNGLRWLVSLYNNHLNGILADEMGLGKTVQVISLICYLMETKNDRGPFLVVVPSSVLPGWETEINFWAPGIHKIVYSGPPEERRRLFKEKIVHQKFNVLLTTYEYLMNKHDRPKLSKIHWRYIIIDEGHRIKNASCKLNADLRHYQSSHRLLLTGTPLQNNLEELWALLNFLLPNIFNSAEDFSQWFNKPFESNGDNSADEALLSEEENLLIINRLHQVLRPFVLRRLKHKVENQLPEKIERLVRCEASAYQKLLMKRVEENLGSIGNSKARTVHNSVMELRNICNHPYLSQLHADEVDTLIPKHFLPPIIRLCGKLEMLDRLLPKLKATDHRVLFFSTMTRLLDVMEEYLTWKQYRYLRLDGHTSGGDRGSLIDRFNQQDSPYFIFLLSIRAGGVGVNLQAADTVIIFDTDWNPQVDLQAQARAHRIGQKRDVLVLRFETVQTVEEQVRASAEHKLGVANQSITAGFFDNNTSAEDRREYLESLLRECKKEEAAPVLDDDALNDLLARSESEIDVFESVDKQRRHQEMATWKSLLSGQGMDALEPLPPLPSRLVTDDDLKALYEAMKLYDMPKAGAESNAGAKRKGQHVGGLDAKHYGRGKRAREVRSYEEQWTEEEFEKMCQAESPDSPKVKEETGERNLPKEASGSLLAIGCTEPQAPPQLPPLPPPVEPLLLQQSKEVTPPSKRGRGRPRRATSDKSPAAMVLSVPPETGKVDVELQKGIESGSSKTSPLDSSPVPNLEGNSGATPHLGSRIAPSAQPTTPVSVALSSQITTAPLSVPLQSRGRGRKVQGAVQTPRRRGKNQVAVSPTTSSSAVPDPNINDQSQNVSVNPSVIAMGGTVSSAPMPQHPTNFPAAAAAAVEGISAATHHSGPGTALDSQPNPPNPSISPTIQSIVPSSSVPMQVKGQNRKTQSGTETTRRKGKKEVPVSPSVPDASDSQLSKSNPTLSQDKSGESGSKAIFMVSNQQNDALDRDVNQEQVSQEVGQDKKATELLDDVAQHRQPASTLTTHDGITRSMACAGSSGQIHGVDMHDVASVTKEVSAVNSSSKAKVLEVSGSESGVILSTPQLSKRFAEVVQNQSSEDNPSPVVYPATESLLHSATVEGVCKTVHQLAPKITSSSQPISSYPSVTPVFQSNTPEAMQVKRQGHKAPTRGEAPRRRGKKQGSISPAVDATIGQDPIVNPQMQMQNKSRDSLGSKVISLRSAQGNELKELKNVVQEAHIPSGLVGQDPKRKEASGILAVGRIQTADVTDVARVMKEIFSETCSSKNKIGDSSTVEVRSAPVSSKMSVEVAKNQSSEGKALSAVSILEATLPVMGSSNDDSKQPGSGDGVKMEGDHTPALGKAPTSEINPSMLEIKTSHGPVEKMRELIRASTENPVMGSNMEVNHSVLDAGDRDNITSQRPAPEGLLGDGGDPPMVTLSVSDVTEHPRSDSGYRTQASKASPKFSPHVSLGNRTISIKPDYTDYFSLGTVTPVADHSDSRNILSVADSVSRSSNKPSVKESLDSSLEIRDDEAKTHIQSGVDITKVEGEEVCKMQIDPAVSEASSLKYLSSSNKIEPNSSAAGASHRKDAFSQFGGIVLQNISPLRGNTYGPCENDLVGSSVAVEEPHKTEAGNKAEYSQVGAFVPKDLSENMVLPSSPLAREEEKDSRPFEQGLAGSSIEPETSKGFEAQMASKMDVSNANVIIPEIRPEHMVLPQSFLEAEENINGILENDAACCLVVPEGAKGSEVENDDQMGAQKVSDSVQEIVDPLPSSLVIEEDQVEGSSEKGALCFSVIVQNSGGSEAEAGKQLDASHAETLVRENVSENMVSPRSSLVSEAPVVEGSSEQDIFGFSVVLETSKGSATNNEVQVNPSQVDGVVPETKTGIWMQESEIARSSEKHQDDSSVAKQSKPSAIEEGSQMIVSEVGGIVHETSLENSCVPSVSETKAENANCLYEKSSHCVLLALEEAKQSETESSNQLAVSDFPMTGPENSLENICQSSCSLTMEADKIEGSSKKSSCDISVAMEESKKFEKENDESHVGSKECEESQVVGTSFEHTQVGSIGPEETSGNTDKSSYSSEMQEGKIEGSSQNIPEESNRLEAETDDQTQFGGMTLAKMSEKIEGSSLNVPEESNRSEAETNDQAQCGGMALANMPEKIEDLSSSGMQEDKIKGSSLNVPEESKRQEAETVTDDETQCDGMAPANMLPSSSLLEEKTDVLSEKDPAE, via the exons ATTTTGCAACACATGAAATCAAGCGGGAAGGAACATTCCATGCCGTATCAAGTAATATCAAG GGCCATGGAGACTGTCATCAATCAGCATGGTCTTGATATTGAAGCTTTGAGGTCATCACGCCTTCCTTTGACCGGTGGAACTCAAATGGGGGATTCTTCGACTGCACAATATGGAG GATCTTCACAGGCAGTTGGAGTTGGGAAAGACTCTAAAGCTGGATTGGCTGAAAATGAGATATCCAAAGTTGATCCTTCTGCTTCCAGTAGGCCCCCTGCTGGCCCAAGTAGTGCAGGCCATGATTATTATCAAGGATCTGGAACTCAAAGGAGCAGCCAGTCATTTGATCATGAAAGTCCTTCTAGTTTGGAAACTAGGTCTGCCAATTCACAATCCCAAGAAAGAGGAGCGAATCAGAAGGATGGTAAAAAGGCTGTTGCTAAGAGGAAGAGGGGTGATTCATCTTTACACTTGGAAATGCATGTTGAGAATCCCCAACAACTTGATCCTCGCAATACCATAGTTAATCCAAGGAAGGGGAAAATGAACAAGGTTGACTCACCAGGGAGTTATGCAGTTAGAGGTGGTGAAAATACCAGCTTTAATAAGGTTCCTAGTAGTGGTCAGCTGGAAGTTTCATCTTCTTATGTGTCTGCAGGACAACAGCAAGGGGGTTCTCTTTCATCTGCACATGAAAGTCTCACTTCCAGGTGTATGTGGAATCAAAATAAAGCAGGGTTACCCCTTGAAAGATCTCAAGTTCCAAGGTTCTCTTCGAATGCTGTTTCTGGTAATGCAACAGCAGAAATTCCATTGCAGCAGTCAGCAATTTCATCTCTTGGATCAA GTGCTTTTAGCAAGGTTCATGGAGGGATGCCTGCCACTTCATATCCAGCAGGGCCCATGGGGGAGCCAGGGTTTGCAGGTCTAGTGCAATATGGTGGTTCTGAACATCAGAAACATGGATTGGCAAAGGGTGCTGTAGCTAGTTCTGCTGAGAAAACCTCAGAAGGATTTTTTTCTGCTAACCGTGTGGATGACTTTCCCACTTCACTTTCAACTGGAAAGATTTTAGAAAATGATGGAGGAAGTTCAAACATGTTTGCAGAGTCAAATAAAATTATCCAG GGTGGCAGGCAATCTAGTAATTCAGAATTGACAATGATTAGATCAACACCTCCTAGAGATGTTGGAAAATCTCCTGTTTCCCAGGGTTCTGTCTCTCCTGGCATGCCTTTCAATGAACAACAGCTGAGACAGCTCAGAGCTCAGTGCCTTGTCTTTTTAGCATTCAG AAATGTTTTGCCGCCAAAGAAACTTCATCTGGATATAGCACTTGGAAATGTTGTTCCTAAAGATG GTGGCACTTTGGATGGTCCTCGCAAAGAGCTGACTGATCATAAAGGAAAGGCACAATCTTCTAATGAGCCAACCAATATTCCTGAACTTTTAATGCCATGTGGAAGGCTGAATAATGCAAAGGAATTTGATAAAGTGCTTCCCGGTTTGGGGGGAAGATTCTTGGATGAAAACTGTGCATCCAAAGAAGCTGATAAACTTAAAATGATGGAGGACAAAAGTGGTCTACCTTCTGACCCCTCGATGCTTGCAGATGAAAGGAAATATCTGTACTCCACAAGGAAACTGGATGCTGAAATACAAAGGCAGGAAGCAGTGGAATCGCAGGCAGTTTTCACCACTGCAATGCAGCAGCCTGATTCAGCAAGGGGTGGTTTACCCTTGAGTAACCCTGTGGACAGCATGGGGAATGCCTTTCTTCAAGTTGGAAAAACTGACCATGCTTCTTCTGCAACATTCATAAATAAGCAGGCAATCCCTGAGGCAGTTAGCTGGACTAGAATTGGCAGTCAATCCCTACCATCCGGCTCCATTCAGCTCGGATTGGTTCCAGACAGAAAAGATAATGCTCCTAGTCAGTTTCACATTCTTGGCAATAGTAATGCTTCAG AacaagatgatgatgataagtCAGCCGCTTCTACTGATTCACCACCTTCTCCAAAGTACACCATGTTAGAGAAATGGATTATGGATCAGCAGAGGAAGAAACTTTTAACCGAGCAAGGTTGGGTTCTAAAACagcagaaaacaaaacaaagaattgCCACTTGTTTTGACAAGTTAAAG GAAACTGTTAGCTCGTCTGAAGACATATCTGCAAAAACCAAAATTgtaatagaattgaaaaagcttCAGCTCTTGGAGCTTCAACGCCGTCTAAGGAG TAATtttctcaatgatttttttaagccCATCACAAATGACATGGATCGTTTGAAATCATATAAGAAACATAAGCATGGCAGGAGGATCAAACAACTTGAAAGGTATGAGCAGAAAATGAAGGAAGAACGACAAAAGAGGATACGTGAGAGGCAGAAGGAGTTCTTTGCTGAGATAGAAGTTCACAA GGAAAGACTGGAAGATGTGTTTAAGATTAAGAGAGAACGCtggaaaggtttcaataaataTGTCAAAGAGTTCCATAAAAGGAAGGAGCGTACCCATCGGGAGAAGATTGACAGAATCCAGCGTGAGaagattaatttattgaaaatcaatGATGTTGAGGGGTATCTGCGAATGGTGCAG GATGCAAAATCAGACCGTGTTAAGCAACTGCTGAAAGAGACGGAGAAGTATCTTCAAAAGCTGGGATCCAAGCTACAGGAAGCTAAGTCTATGGCAAGCCGATTTGAGAATGATATGGATGAGTCACGGCATGCTGCTGTTGTTGAGAAGAATGAAACTTCTGTTGAGAATGAAGATGAAAGTGACCAGGCCAAG CATTACATGGAAAGCAATGAGAAGTACTATTTGATGGCTCATAG TGTAAAAGAAAGCATTGCAGAACAGCCAACATGTCTCCTGGGCGGAAAATTAAGGGA GTATCAGATGAATGGACTAAGGTGGTTGGTTTCACTATACAACAATCATTTGAATGGCATTCTTGCTGATGAAATGGGTCTTGGGAAAACTGTTCAg GTTATTTCTCTAATTTGCTACCTGAtggaaacaaaaaatgataGAGGGCCTTTCTTGGTGGTTGTACCTTCTTCAGTTTTACCTGGCTGGGAGACTGAAATCAATTTCTGGGCACCTGGAATCCACAAAATTGTCTATTCTGGGCCTCCGGAGGAGAGGCGCAGGCTATTTAA gGAAAAGATTGTGCATCAAAAATTCAATGTCCTTCTGACAACGTATGAATATCTGATGAACAAACACGATAGACCGAAACTGAGCAAGATACATTGGCgatatataataattgatgaaGGCCATCGCATAAAGAATGCTTCTTGCAAATTGAATGCTGACTTGAGGCATTATCAGAGTTCTCACAGGTTGTTATTAACTGGAACACCACTACAG AACAATCTTGAGGAATTGTGGGCACTACTCAACTTTTTGCTACCTAACATATTTAACTCAGCAGAGGATTTTTCTCAGTGGTTCAACAAACCATTTGAGAGTAATGGTGATAATTCAGCCGATGAA GCCTTACTTTCCGAGGAGGAAAATTTGTTGATCATAAACCGTCTCCACCAAGTTCTTCGACCATTTGTACTTCGGAGACTGAAACACAAG GTTGAGAATCAACTGCCTGAGAAGATTGAGAGACTTGTTCGGTGTGAGGCTTCTGCATATCAGAAGCTTCTTATGAAGAGAGTAGAAGAGAATCTTGGTTCAATTGGAAATTCAAAG GCTCGAACAGTGCACAACTCAGTTATGGAGCTTCGTAACATATGCAATCATCCATACCTTAGCCAGCTTCATGCGGATGAG GTTGATACTTTGATACCTAAGCATTTTCTGCCACCAATTATTAGACTTTGTGGAAAGCTTGAGATGCTAGATCGTTTGCTACCCAAATTGAAAGCAACAGACCATCGG gttcttttcttttccacaaTGACCAGGCTGCTTGATGTTATGGAGGAGTATCTCACTTGGAAACAGTATCGATACCTTCGCTTGGATGGTCATACCTCTGGAGGTGACCGTGGTTCACTCATTGACCGTTTTAACCAACAAGATTctccatattttattttcttgctcag CATTCGGGCTGGTGGTGTTGGAGTGAACCTTCAAGCTGCTGATACTGTGATCATATTTGATACTGATTGGAATCCTCAG GTTGATCTTCAAGCTCAAGCAAGGGCTCATAGGATTGGCCAGAAGAGGGATGTGCTTGTTCTTCGATTTGAAACA GTCCAAACTGTTGAAGAACAAGTCAGAGCTTCTGCTGAGCATAAACTGGGAGTTGCTAATCAGAGCATTACTGCTGGTTTCTTTGACAATAATACAAG TGCAGAAGATCGAAGGGAATACTTGGAGTCCCTTCTGCGTGAATGCAAGAAAGAGGAGGCTGCCCCTGTTTTAGATGATGATGCTCTAAATGATCTCTTAGCTCGCAG TGAATCAGAGATTGATGTATTTGAATCAGTTGACAAACAAAGGCGGCATCAAGAGATG GCAACATGGAAGAGTTTGTTATCGGGTCAAGGGATGGATGCTTTGGAACCTCTACCACCTTTGCCTTCACGCCTTGTAACAGATGATGACTTGAAAGCACTCTATGAAGCAATGAAGTTGTATGATATGCCAAAGGCTGGGGCAGAATCCAATGCAGGGGCGAAGCGTAAGGGGCAGCATGTTGGGGGCCTTGATGCTAAACATTATGGAAGGGGCAAACGAGCTAGAGAG GTACGCTCTTATGAAGAGCAATGGACAGAAGAGGAATTTGAGAAGATGTGTCAGGCTGAATCTCCAGACTCTCCTAAGGTGAAAGAAGAAACAGGAGAGAGGAACTTGCCAAAAGAGGCTAGTGGGTCTTTATTGGCTATTGGTTGCACAGAACCTCAAGCTCCACCACAACTGCCACCGCTGCCACCTCCTGTGGAGCCTCTCCTGCTGCAGCAGAGCAAAGAGGTAACTCCTCCATCAAAACGGGGGCGTGGAAGGCCGAGAAGAGCAACTTCAGATAAATCTCCAGCTGCGATGGTACTCTCAGTACCTCCTGAAACTGGCAAAGTGGATGTGGAGTTACAGAAGGGAATAGAGTCTGGCTCCTCAAAAACATCTCCTCTTGATTCTTCTCCTGTTCCTAATTTAGAAGGTAATAGTGGAGCCACACCTCATTTAGGATCAAGGATTGCTCCCAGTGCTCAGCCAACCACTCCAGTTTCTGTTGCACTTAGCTCACAAATCACTACTGCTCCCCTTTCTGTGCCATTGCAATCAAGAGGTCGAGGACGGAAGGTTCAAGGTGCAGTTCAAACACCACGGCGCAGAGGAAAGAATCAAGTGGCTGTTTCACCCACCACTTCAAGTTCTGCTGTTCCTGATCCAAATATAAATGATCAATCACAGAATGTATCTGTCAATCCATCAGTAATTGCCATGGGTGGAACTGTTTCTAGTGCTCCCATGCCACAACATCCTACTAATtttcctgctgctgctgctgctgctgtagaGGGTATTAGTGCAGCCACTCATCATTCTGGGCCTGGGACTGCTTTGGATTCTCAACCAAACCCTCCCAACCCTTCTATCTCCCCTACCATTCAATCCATAGTTCCTAGTTCTTCAGTTCCTATGCAAGTCAAAGGGCAAAACCGAAAGACTCAAAGTGGCACTGAAACAACTCGACgcaaaggaaagaaagaggTGCCAGTATCACCTTCTGTTCCAGATGCTTCAGACAGTCAGCTTTCAAAATCCAATCCAACGTTGTCACAGGATAAATCTGGGGAATCAGGAAGTAAAGCTATTTTCATGGTTAGTAACCAACAGAATGATGCTCTGGACAGAGATGTTAACCAGGAGCAAGTGTCCCAAGAAGTTGGCCAGGATAAAAAAGCAACTGAGCTTTTGGATGATGTAGCCCAGCATAGGCAACCAGCCAGCACTCTTACAACGCATGATGGTATTACCAGATCTATGG CTTGTGCAGGATCTTCTGGACAAATACATGGTGTTGATATGCATGATGTAGCTTCTGTGACAAAGGAGGTTTCAGCAGTGAATAGCTCTTCAAAAGCTAAAGTACTTGAAGTTTCTGGGAGTGAAAGTGGAGTTATCCTGTCTACACCTCAATTAAGTAAGCGCTTTGCAGAGGTGGTCCAGAATCAAAGCTCAGAGGATAACCCTTCCCCAGTGGTTTATCCTGCAACTGAGTCATTACTCCATTCTGCCACTGTAGAAGGTGTTTGCAAAACTGTGCATCAGCTTGCTCCAAAGATTACTTCCAGCTCTCAGCCAATTTCATCTTATCCTTCTGTTACTCCAGTATTTCAATCTAACACTCCTGAAGCCATGCAAGTTAAAAGGCAAGGTCATAAAGCTCCTACCAGAGGGGAAGCACCTAGACGAAGAGGTAAGAAACAGGGTTCAATTTCACCTGCTGTGGATGCTACAATTGGTCAGGATCCCATTGTAAATCCTCAAATGCAAATGCAAAATAAGTCCAGAGATTCATTAGGGAGCAAGGTCATATCCTTGAGGAGTGCTCAAGGAAATGAACTCAAGGAGTTGAAGAATGTTGTTCAG GAAGCACATATTCCCAGTGGTTTAGTTGGTCAagatccaaaaagaaaagaagctagTGGGATTCTGGCTGTTGGCCGAATTCAGACTGCTGACGTAACTGATGTTGCTCGTGTGATGAAGGAGATTTTTTCTGAGACTTgctcttcaaaaaataaaattggtgaCTCTTCTACAGTTGAAGTTAGAAGTGCCCCTGTTTCAAGTAAGATGTCTGTGGAGGTGGCAAAAAACCAAAGCTCAGAGGGTAAAGCACTATCCGCTGTGTCAATTTTAGAAGCTACACTTCCAGTCATGGGGAGTTCAAATGATGATTCTAAACAGCCTGGGTCTGGAGATGGTGTCAAGATGGAAGGGGATCATACTCCTGCTTTGGGTAAGGCTCCTACTTCTGAAATCAATCCCTCTATGCTTGAAATCAAGACCAGTCATGGCCCTGTTGAAAAAATGAGAGAGTTGATACGGGCTTCCACTGAAAACCCAGTCATGGGAAGTAATATGGAAGTCAATCATTCAGTTCTTGATGCTGGTGACAGGGACAATATTACTTCTCAGAGACCTGCTCCTGAAGGTCTTcttggtgatggtggtgatcCTCCCATGGTTACCCTATCTGTTTCAGATGTAACAGAACACCCTAGGAGTGACTCTGGATACAGAACGCAGGCTTCAAAAGCATCTCCTAAGTTTTCTCCACATGTTAGCCTTGGCAATCGTACAATTTCCATTAAACCTGATTATACTGATTATTTTTCCTTAGGGACTGTTACTCCTGTTGCAGATCATTCAGATTCAAGAAATATCCTAAGTGTAGCTGATAGTGTATCTAGAAGCAGTAATAAGCCTTCTGTGAAAGAGTCCCTAGATTCTTCTCTTGAAATCAGAGATGATGAAGCTAAAACTCATATTCAATCGGGGGTTGATATAACCAAGGTTGAGGGTGAGGAGGTCTGCAAAATGCAAATTGATCCTGCTGTATcagag GCCTCTTCTCTTAAATATCTGTCTTCTTCCAACAAGATAGAGCCAAACAGTTCTGCAGCTGGAGCCAGTCATCGAAAGGATGCTTTTTCTCAGTTTGGTGGGATTGTGCTGCAAAATATTTCTCCACTCAGAGGAAATACCTATGGCCCATGTGAGAATGATCTTGTTGGAAGCTCAGTAGCAGTGGAGGAACCACACAAAACTGAAGCAGGTAACAAAGCAGAATATTCTCAGGTTGGTGCGTTTGTGCCAAAAGATTTGTCAGAAAACATGGTTCTACCCTCGTCCCCACTGGCAAGGGAGGAAGAAAAGGACAGTAGACCATTTGAGCAGGGTTTAGCTGGCAGCTCAATAGAACCAGAAACATCAAAGGGGTTTGAGGCTCAAATGGCCAGTAAAATGGATGTATCTAATGCTAATGTTATCATTCCAGAAATTAGACCAGAACACATGGTTCTACCCCAATCTTTCTTGGAAGCAGAAGAAAACATCAATGGCATTTTGGAGAATGATGCGGCTTGCTGTTTGGTGGTGCCAGAGGGAGCAAAGGGATCTGAAGTTGAAAATGATGATCAGATGGGCGCGCAGAAGGTGTCTGATAGTGTACAAGAAATTGTGGATCCCTTACCATCTTCTCTTGTAATAGAGGAAGATCAGGTTGAGGGCTCATCCGAGAAGGGTGCGCTTTGTTTCTCTGTAATAGTTCAAAATTCAGGAGGGTCAGAAGCTGAAGCAGGCAAGCAACTAGATGCATCTCATGCTGAGACTTTGGTACGAGAAAATGTATCAGAGAACATGGTTTCGCCAAGATCTTCTTTGGTATCAGAGGCACCAGTGGTTGAGGGCTCTTCTGAGCAGGATATATTTGGCTTCTCAGTAGTACTAGAGACATCTAAAGGGTCTGCTACTAATAATGAGGTTCAAGTAAATCCATCTCAGGTAGATGGAGTTGTGCCTGAAACTAAAACGGGCATATGGATGCAGGAATCTGAGATTGCAAGATCATCTGAGAAGCACCAAGATGACAGCTCAGTAGCCAAGCAATCAAAACCATCTGCAATTGAAGAGGGCAGTCAAATGATAGTATCTGAGGTTGGTGGAATTGTGCATGAAACTTCTTTGGAAAACAGTTGTGTGCCATCTGTCTCAGAAACAAAGGCAGAAAACGCTAATTGCTTATATGAGAAAAGTTCTCATTGCGTCTTGCTTGCTCTAGAGGAAGCAAAACAGTCTGAAACTGAAAGTAGCAACCAACTGGCTGTATCTGATTTTCCTATGACCGGGCCTGAAAATTCTTTGGAGAACATATGCCAGTCTTCATGTTCTCTAACAATGGAGGCGGATAAGATTGAGGGCTCGTCTAAGAAGAGTTCTTGTGACATCTCAGTAGCAATGGAGGAAtcaaaaaagtttgaaaaagaaaacgatgAATCTCATGTTGGTAGCAAGGAATGTGAAGAAAGTCAAGTTGTTGGTACCAGTTTCGAACACACACAGGTTGGTAGCATTGGACCAGAAGAAACATCTGGAAACACAGACAAATCCTCATATTCCTCAGAAATGCAGGAAGGTAAGATTGAGGGCTCATCTCAGAATATCCCAGAGGAATCAAATAG GTTGGAAGCTGAAACAGATGATCAAACTCAATTTGGTGGGATGACTCTAGCTAAGATGTCAGAAAAGATTGAGGGCTCATCTCTGAATGTCCCAGAGGAATCAAATAG GTCGGAAGCTGAAACAAATGACCAAGCTCAATGTGGTGGGATGGCTCTAGCGAACATGCCAGAAAAGATAGAGGACTTGTCTTCCTCAGGGATGCAGGAAGACAAGATTAAAGGCTCTTCTCTAAATGTCCCAGAGGAATCAAAAAGGCAGGAAGCTGAAACTGTAACTGATGATGAAACTCAGTGTGATGGGATGGCTCCAGCGAACATGTTGCCTTCATCTTCTCTCTTGGAGGAAAAGACTGACGTCTTATCAGAGAAAGATCCAGCTGAATAA